In the genome of Oncorhynchus mykiss isolate Arlee chromosome 18, USDA_OmykA_1.1, whole genome shotgun sequence, one region contains:
- the LOC110495728 gene encoding cocaine- and amphetamine-regulated transcript protein-like, whose translation MASILLLFLAASCCACLCLADGDTSLEFETRALEFPHKSQEEKDLIEALQEVLEKLKNKQMPLSEKKLGWLPSCDAGEQCAVRKGARVGTLCGCPRGTTCNFYVLKCL comes from the exons ATGGCCAGCATTCTACTGCTTTTCCTCGCCGCCTCCTGCTGCGCATGTCTCTGTCTCGCTGACGGCGACACCTCGTTGGAGTTTGAGACTCGCGCTCTAGAGTTCCCCCACAAATCACAAGAAGAGAAGGATCTG ATTGAAGCTTTGCAAGAAGTTCTGGAGAAACTGAAGAACAAACAGATGCCGTTATCAGAAAAGAAGCTCGGCTGGCTGCCGTCG TGTGACGCAGGCGAGCAGTGCGCTGTTCGCAAGGGTGCGCGTGTCGGAACGCTGTGCGGATGTCCGCGTGGGACGACCTGCAACTTCTATGTCCTCAAGTGTTTgtaa